TGCTTGCCTCTTTGGTCTTCACAGCATTTATGTgttggatagatccaacacactcagtTACTTGAGTTTGAGCTTCTCATTCCTCAGCGATAGATGCCAAAGTCCCTAACTTGGGACaatccttcatttggtgtggtcccttgcacacgaagcatcctcctttgggcacgaaagccttcttcttttcttcgtactctttctttgaagagtattttccttccttcttggttgagaagttcttccccttgtctcccccacctttagcagaactaggcttggaggaagacttgggtttagagtctctcctatgatactcagtgagtgattcggccaccacgatggcctcatcgacatccttaacattccttctttgtagttcttgctttgcccaaggttggagtccatcaatgaagaagaacaatgcatcctctgatgctaagttggggatttgaagcgtgagagtagtaaactcctttacgtagtcgctaatcgtactcttgtacttcaactccctcaacttcttccttgcttcataaaccacattctcagggaagaattgtcttttcaattcccttttgaaatcttcccatgtggctatgttgcaagtacccttttccatatctacgcactttctcctccaccacaaagtagcattatcaaaaaggtagagagctgcagtgcgtacctttattgcttcttcgaccaccccttggccttcgaagtacctctccattttccataggaagttctccacctcgcgagcgtcccttacgcccttgaactcctttggcttagggagatcaatctttgtcgtctcccttataatggttggtcgagattttgcctcctcgaaccaaactcgaacttcctcaaatagcttTAAGGAATTCTCAAGTTTCTCttcgatttggagcatgctttctttgaaagcatctagttctcctaacacgtgagtctcgagggtctccttatcatgttctatcctttggaacCGCTCATGCATAGAGGATAGAACCTTCTCCAACAcagaaactctctcttctaagaagttagagtccttacctttaggctcacttgaagaacggaTCTTCTTGTCAccccattgagaaggaatagcattccttcccctttgagactcaacatgctccatAGCGATACTAGAAGCCATTCCCACAAGCGACTTGTGCTCCCTCTTGAaccttgctctgataccaaattgtcacggccttggacacactccaacgctaccgtgccggcactcggacttactcaacctcttgagctaagaccaagtcagcctaaccctcaatacttagcaagaaagctaagaacacaagagaacacaagagaaaggaagctttggtggaaagaacactttattactcaaatgtgggttacaaatgattcacacacccccaaactctaactctcacccctatttatagccatccacctactcaatggatggttaggattaaatctaatcaacagtccagattaatcatccagaaccttctttacaaatatctatcctaccacaactctttaaatgtttctagattattccataccactctttatacttctatatacatctatactcttctagaatactctatgaccttccagagtcttctagaaccttctagagtATTCCGGAACCTTCTAGaacattctagaacgttccggaaccatctagagtattctcaaacgctccagaaaactatacaaacactgttaaatctaaccttctaaaattttctGTGACAGAAAGCCAGAGAGAGACGTTGGGACATGGCAGGTGCCACTTCCAATTGCAAAGCTTCAAACTTGAAATCAAATTTCCGAACTTTCTAACACTCTCTGTATGAAATGTGCTTCCTTTTTTTGAAGCATCTCAAAACACACAAACTTTACGGAAAAGGCCACACGTCTTCATCATTTCATCGTCTTTTTTCGTTTCAAAACAACCTTAGACTTGGTCCCTCCCTATAATAATAGTATCACATTTCTCCTCTTCCTTTGTTCCTTCCATGTCCAAACCTATGTTTATGGGACCTGGTGAAGTGAGTGGTGACTACCCCTTTTGCCTTTTCATATATATAAGCTTGTGTTGTGTGTGGGAAGTGAAAGAGAATTTGTAATTAGCTGTTAAAGATGAGTGCTTTATCTAAGAAGAGTGAAGAATTTCGGAAGAAGAGAGATGGGTTGGTTAAGAAAGAGTCGTTAACTGATTCCACTGCTGAGTCAAGAGAAAGCAGTTTCAGTGGATCAAATTCAAGTTCCTCATGTTCATCAAATGAAGAAGCAAAAGCAGCAAAAGGGTCTTCTTCTCCATCTCCACCTGCTACTCCTCTTGGATGGCCTATTCTGAAAGCTGCAGTTTCCATCAAGAACATCATTTGGATGACACAAAATTTAGTAGTATTGGTTCAAAAGTGTCAGGTCAGTTTCTCGTTATTTTAGAAATCTGTCTTGTTTAATGATATCAGAACTATAAAAGTGGTTGATGTGCTTGAATTTTCAAAAGTATAACGATGATGACAacgcttttatttatttattttttttcagtttaatTATTCATTGGAATCTAATAATCCCTTTTTATGTCGGTTTAGTTGTAGTTTATTCTCCTAAATCATTTTTCTAcctttcaattttcaaataaGGAATTTTTTTGACTGTTTGTTCTGTTTTTAAGATAATAAATGTATTTCACTTTTACCTTATTTAGTAGGAAGCAGAAGAATTATTAGAAGATGATTTAGGATGATATATGATTATTGCTAGTAGGtttgttaatttaattactttattttctttcaaattgGAGCAGATGCTGAAATGATGAAGGAAAAAGGTTTGCAAAATTGTTGCTTGGTTCACATGTCAGGTTCTGGGAGAGGGAATGTACTGCTTTGGCCATCTCAAATGCTATCACTAATCTGTGCGGTATGCATTTCCTTCTTCTGATACTTTCAAACTTCAAAATTCGAATTTAAAGAAACTCTATCTTCTTAACATTGTTCATTCTGATAAACCAGAGAGTCCTCTTGAGCCACATAAACAAATTATTTTAGATCAAGTTCTCCATTCCTTTAATGCAGCAGCTTAAAACTTTGGAATGAAAATCTCATTTCTTCTCTGATTATTCTCCCTCTTTTAAATTTTGGTTCTTAAAATATGGCAATTGATTTATGTTCAGTCTTGGTTGAAAGTCATAAAAAATCAACCAGACTGAAATTCTAGTGTATAGATTTTATATCACTATGGTTTAACTTACATAGCTACATATTACTTAAACAGTTGAacattatatctttttaaaaggaAAAATGTTGCAGGAGGTGTGTAATTATTTTCAACAAAGATAAAAATGTTGATTGCATGAGCAAATTATTTTCAGAAGATTATAGTAAGCAAGGTCTCAACTAGATTTAATTCACAGCATAGAATCCTTTCTACTGATCCTTCCTCCCTTAAGCTAtttatgaagaaagagaaaaaaaatacatcGTTATAATTATATAACTGAAAACGGAAATCTAAATATTTTGGCTCAGAAATATTGTTGGTTAAATTATAGTTTGAATTTTGGATATAGTTAGCTGTGTAAATAGGAGTGTTAAACAAATTGGTTCATTTAGTCCAGTTCGTTTAGATCTACTATAAATTTAAATGGATGAActaattatatatcaaatatatatggatattcaaaataaaagtttaatctatttaaaaaaaaaaaaaagaaaatctacCATGCTAAacgtgttaattttttttttgttaatttcttatctAAATAGATAACTTGTAATTAAAACATGTGTACAAGGAAGGAAAAGAGGTTCAGATTGTTGGCTACTTGGCCAGAAAAAGTTTGAAGTCTCACCCAAATTTTCATTCTATAGATATCCTACAAAGCAAATTATTGCAGATGATTTTAGAAGGATACACTATTTCGattagaaagcaataataaatattattaattaagttaattatataatttaaaattatgaataattttttaaataataataaaaaaataagattactatttttatattctacaaaatttataaaaaaattataataaatcaactctccataaattgtatattaactctatcaaaaaaattatatattaaatattatttacgtaataatataatataaattttatcttATGACTAATTATACATTAAATATTATTCTCCTCTCTTGAGTTTTGGTTTTCAAAATATGACGATTGATTTATGTTCCGTCTTggttgaaaatcataaaaatcaaccaGACTAAaacttttaatccaatttttagtaattaaaagtcAAATGATTAAAATCATTGAATGCTAAATATTTTTCAccgaattaattttttgttattgaaattaaaaaaaaagtgagttgttaattaattctaaatttaaatttaaatattaataaaaaatattattttaaattttatctcattaattagacttaattttaaaataaaaaattattttatacactATATTAATGGATAATATGATCAAtgcttttttaataataattattgccaaataaaataaattttaaaaaatacactaGTTTTATTGTttagaaaacaaatttaaatcttttttctaTGTTCTATACATGAGAatcttttttatgtatttaaaactTTCTATATTTAGTCCCAAAAAAAACTTTCTACATTTACATATAACACGAAAACAAAAaaccttaaaattaatttaaatatgaaatttttgaaatgaaatcatttctatttttaactaGAATCTAATCTAATTAACATACTCTAACTAACAAGTGAGCTTATATAAATGTTGTGTTGAAGAAAAGGAATCGAAGCAAGAAGCTAACTAAGAAGGCGACTACTTAAAAGCAAGAATGAGTCAAGAGAATTCAGATGTGTTGAGGATGATAGAGGCAGAGCTTTTTGTCGACGACGACAATGTGGGTGGTAATCCGCCGCCTCAGCCCCAGCCTGATTGGGATATGGAGAAGATGTTAGAGCTGATTGCCGGCGACGTGGGTGGTCATCAACCACTTCAACCTCAACCTCAGTCCAACCTGCACTCAGATAAATGGAATATGACAGAGCAGTTGGATAATCAACCACCTCGTTCTTGGAACGACAACAAGGAGAAcacgaagaagagaagaagaagaagaagaaggagtgaAGAGCAATCAGATTCTGCAATGATGAATCCATGGGATATCAGAGACCCGTACGATATGATAGACTTTGATGCCGACGATGAAGCACCGCAGTTTCAGTTTGAGTGTCCGCCTCTGCCTGAGCCCGTCTGGAATGGGGACGAAAACAATGTAGGTGAGCCGTGTGCCATGGACGTGAGTGGTAATCAACCACCTCAGCCGGTTATTGATGAGTGTTTCCCAGAAGCTATGAAGAGGACAGAGCACTATTGGGGAAGCCCATTATCACTTCAGTCTCGGCCTCAGCCATGTGCCATGGACGTGAGTGGTAATGAACCACCTCAGCCAGTTATTGATGAGTGTTTCCCGGAAGTTATGAAGAGGACAGAGCACTATTGGGGAAGCCCATTATCTGGTTCTCAACCACTTCAGTCTCAGTCTCAGTCTCAGTCACGTGCCATTGACGTGTGTGGTAATCAACCACTTCAGTCTCAATCTCAGACGGATATAGTAAGGACGCTGACGGATGAGTTTTTCGCTGACACCTGTGGTTATCCACCACCTCAGCCTCAGCCTCAGACTCAGTGGGACACCAGTAGGAACATGTTAGAGCTGATTCCCGATGTCGGTGGTCATCAACCACTTCAACCTCAAGCTTCGGTCTGGACTTGGGAGGAGAACAAAGCATTTGAGTCAATTATTACCAGTTGTTTTCAGGATGATATCCAGAACCGCTGGGAGGCCGTGGCTGCTCGTCTCCCCGGCAGGACCCCGACACAGCTGCAAGAACGCTTTCAGAAGCTGATGAACGACATCAATACAATGACCATCATGATGGAACACAACCCTCTCTCCATCCCTATCAATGcaacaacaccaccaccaccatcacaccCTTATTCGACTCATCATCATCACAGGTCCGTATTCTCAATATTTTCATTCTTATTAAACTATTTTTCGACCTTaatccatgacaacaataaaaaagtcttgtatcccacaaattcagcccaacagaatacataaattcaattacaatttttttaatttaaaatcacaaaataaattagaattaaatttatatattttgttgggctgaatttgtgagCCACTAGACGTCTTTATTATTATCAAAGATTAAGGTGAAAGAATAGTTTAATAGACTAAAATTgtatttaaatttatgtattctaTTGAGCTGAATTTGTGGATTACgaaacttctttattgttgtcatagaCTAAAGTAAAAGAGTAGTTTAATAATTCCCCTTTTATTTCGCAAGGTTTATTTCTCGTACTCTTTATTTCTGTTTACTTATTctatatttcttttttcttataaattttatgAACAAACCTAATAaacaatgaactttttaatattttgtttattatcATGGCAGGGAGGAGCTCGTGCCAGCTGCAGAGGAGGAGGTAGTGCCAACTGAACAAGAGGAGGCAGCACCAACAAAGACAGGATATCATTGGACCGAAGATGAACATAGGTATTTGTTATTATATTACTTCTTTTtacctcttatttatttatttatttattatctagtTGAATATTggtatttacaaaaaaaaaatgaagcaaCTAGTATCAAAATATAAGAGCACTTCTCTTGATTTAAATATATCTCTAACTTGTCGATGATGATTGTATGCTGTCTACAATATATAAGTCTAGCACCTCTTTTTTGTAAATCGATTTTACTGCTCTCTTGTTAATTAAAGGTTTCATATATCAAGTGTTTTTGTATATCAATAACTAGCAATTTGAGCGAGTTCTAAAGTAGTTTTTGTTGATTgctaaatttatttttgttttgaccGTGGTTGGCATAATAAGGTTTCTGGTTGGACtgaaaaccaaaaaagaaaaaaaaatttgtttgataTCTAAAAATATCGTTACTAATTAAATAGTTTATGTTTTTGTTTACaaatttttagtataaaatttgttaatagttatttcaaaaatcttattttggtAGGTTATTTCTTAGAGGATACCAAAAAGAAGGTTTACACTGGAAAAGAATTTCAGAATATTATGTAAAAACAAAAACTTCTAGTCAAATTTCCAGTCATGCTCAGAAATATTTTTTACATCAAGAAGAATTGGCTAAAGAAAAAAAGTTAAGAAAAAGCATTTTTGATGTAATTTGATCATCGTAAGTCAtttctttattttcaattaattaatttaattcaatttctactaatataaaaaatatttaattggcTATTTTACACTCTTTTAAGTTATTATCCATGATAGTTACactattttaattgtttttcaaTGTAAAAATTGTACCTTATTCGAAGATTTTTAATGGATGGAGGAGGATTTGCTTAAAGGAGGAAGAAAATGTAAATGGTTGCACATATCTAATTGCCCTATTTAAGTTGCACATATTTAGTTCGAGTTAATTGTTAGCTAGTTTTGTAAATCAATATAGATGTAATTGTGATTCATAacatttttatcaataatatttgattttttagttctttggccttgatggcaatgccgaaaGGGTCGGTGAACTAGATTTTATCAAAAGTCTTGATGGTTATGCCAAAGGGACTTTTGGTAAAAAAGatgtatatttttaaaagattattagcTTCAAATGTATTAAATAAacagatatataaaaatttttagttaattttatacttttattaatgattacttctttttcatattttatttggtTGTCATTGAAGTTGAGAGTTAGTATAAGAACTTGATATTAATTAGATTATAGACAAAATATTTGATACTAATTAGCTTGTTAAGTATTTACACAATTACTCCAATTAACTTGTGTGCTGTATTTACATGATGCCAGTaacaaaattttgttttattaatgttattattgccttttttttatgaatgagaataagttacttttgtaataaCACTTTTGTTGTTCTTATTTATCATGAAAATCAtatttaccaaattttaaaaatatatatattgcaGAGGTTTATAACCTCCacaatttttacaattaaatttaaaacatgaTGGTCTTACAAAGCTGCTCAATTGCTTCTACATCCAAACAAACACAAAAATAAAGCAACCTAAAGATGGCTAAAATATCACAAGAGTAAAGTAATAACAAATCAAGAGTTCAAGACAATGATATCTCTGAAACAAAATGCCAGAAGTAAAATGCATATTTTGTCATTTTGATAATGGTCTTCCCTACGTATTAAAGCAGCTGAGATTGAATGCAAAAAGTGGAGGGCTAAGGAGATATTTCATACTGATAATGATCTgccaaagaaaaggagaagatggAAAATGTCAAATTAGTCTTAGAATGAAATTAAgcagatattaaaaaaaaagaattttttaacaaaaaagttcaACACACTAAAGTGGAGCGACCATAAAAAGAGAAGTTTGTTTACCTTTGTTTCTAAATTGCACAAAGGAGTGTGAAATGCTCACTGAACACTGttgcaaaacaaaaaaaaaagttcattCAAGCTCTGAGAAATTATAAATATGGTTACAAATATATGTAAAAATATCGGATTGCAGATTGATATGGAAACACATTAACTGTGACTAGCTAGGAGTATAAATGAAACAAACACAAGAAAACAAAATCTTGATTTAGATAAAATTGTATTGGTCTTTCATCCATGGCGTCAATGCTTGGTAATGGAACCAACAATCAAGAGGACTCTACTTCCTACCAAAGCCATAACACAAACACAATGTCATACAAATTTTAAATGTGTCATATCAAACGGTTAAAATATAGATGTATGAACTATATGCAAAAATGATTTGATGATGACATGTTTCATATAATGTTAGAGCAGTAAACTACTTCCTCTTGGATGTTTTGGATGTTGGAACAACCAAACCTCTCTTCTCTAAACTTTTATATCGATCCTTTATAAGGGTACAACAACCCTACATATATGTCATAGAAATTGAAAAGTTACTtggatgttttaaaaaaaaaaacagaaaacggATAACAAAAAGTAAGCAAGAGAATTTTTACAAGCTTACTTAAGCTTCTGGATGGATCCATTTATTTCGTCGATTAGGAGAACTTGAACGGGAGCAGGCTCAAACTTATTAACAAATTGTGATAAATATACACTCACAAAGAATTATGTGTATGGAATAATATGTGTTAGGTCAAAAGCAGTGAAGTACCCTTAGCATGTTCTCTCATTCGAATAACTAAGATTTTGATAGCAAATTAAGATAAATAGAAAAGACTACTTACTTGTGCTTTCCTAAGCGTGGTGGCTGTGCCTTTAACCTCTCTTGTTTAGCATCTTCGCGCCTGAGTGTTTCTTCTGCTTTTCCTCATCTTCTTGCTTGATTTCCTTCATAATTTCAGGTATGCTGTAACCAGAAGAATCAACACAGCTCAAATACCACGCTTTGTTGTGTTTGGAAACATAAAAAATGATCATACTACCTGTCAATTTCTTTCGACAATTCCTCCAACTTCTTAGCTTCAGCTTCTTTTTTCTGTTGTTCTTTGTGCCGGAGTCTCTTGTTCAACTCAACTCTAGTGACCCTCTTTGTTTTGATAGGCCTGTTGGATGAATATTCAAGCAAATACAAATATATCAGATTTTTAGTTGGGATGTATGGAACCTATTTACAATTACAAGCATAATATGAgtcaacataaaaataataataaataaaaaaacaatacaATGACCATAAAATAACTTACAAAATATAATGATACTTTAGACACTTTATCTGATCTTGTCATCTTAGTGATGAAGTTGTGTGTGAATTGCTAAGTTCAGAGGATATTGGAAATTGAATTTAGAGGGTTCATACATTTTCATAAATCATAATCCTTTAGAAGCTCTTCAACCTAACACAAAATTTTAAAAGGGTCAAAGACAAATTCACTCGCAATATATACTGCTTATAAAAATTAATCAAGTTATGATGCACCAAATACATCGGACATCTAATCATCTAACCAAGATTGTATACTTTTTGGAACTCGCCTTGACTTGGGTTTTAGAGTAGAAAGAAACATTAGAATTTGGTGTATGTTTAAAATTGCCACTAAAGGCATAATTCACATGGGGAGGCTATGGTCCTTGCAAGCATTTGCCAATGTTAGCACACCAACAACATCAACACCAATAGATTCTGTTTTGTTAGCCTCAAACCACTTCAAATTAAATGCACTGGTAAAATCATCAACATTAAAAACATGAGTAGGCTTAATAGTCTCAATATCAACCAAGATTCATGACCTATCTTCTAAGCTCCCATTTCCAAACTCAAAGGGTATTATCACTTGATTATGACAAATTTATAgaaatatttgtaaaaattatTCTCACTGCAATTTACAACTTGGTTTAGATATTCTGATATTGAATGGAATATACTAAAAGGATTCTCTATTGagctttctcttcttcttggataaatcaaaataatcaatttaattagtAGAAAAACCTAAGAGCAGAGTGAgcaaaaaatagaacaaaaaaaaaaccatgaaGAGAAAACCAGAAGTGAAGGTGCAAAGCAGAAGGACAGAAGAACCCCTTTGTTATGGGTGAGGGGCACTTCTCCTCTTGTAAACAGGTGAAAACGTagcagaaaaaaagaagaaaaataaagcacaatacaaataaagaaataaaggaagaaggagaagaagaacatGCGGCGGGCGTGGTGGAGAATGCTCGTGTTGCTACTGCAGATTCGAACCGCGCACAGCGCTACGCTGATCTGGCAGAGCAGAGGGAGCAGAAGAAGCAGAGGAGCTAGCAGAGCGTAGAAACTTTCGGGAGGTGCAGAGACGGTGATGGATGAGCGGCTTCTCTCCAATCTGTCACGGGAATCGCCGCTAAACAGCAGAGAGCGGCTGTTTTTTGAAACCGCTAAACTTGGTTCAAATTTGTagttatcaattaattattattaatatttttaataatataaaattatatattttttataattaaataataactaaattttaataaaaatgttgctTCTTAAACTGTcacattaaataatatatgttaGGTTATTTTTTGAAGAACTTAAATAATCAGCATATAAATCATATTGATCAAACATTTTAGAAAAGGAGAATTTTAGTATACAGATCAAAGTTggtacagatttaaagatttgtcTACACCATACTTTCTAAAGCCACATTTTAAaccgtaactcttcacaaagaaaagcgtcacctaatggaaaaaagtaaattagaagatttaagagaagaaataatcaagttatcaaaattaatagaccaaaaattaatgattttaactaatgttaactgtaatgacaccgaattcttaaaatcaatacaaaatgatttttctcaaaatctttattttactataagttttattgaaggacttcaaaaacctgaaaaaacttatttttcacacggaatttctaagaaatgttatcatggaaatgattccccacatctttatcatacttttaacccacaattaaattctacagtagatatgcttgaagaaatattagtatccataaaatttcaaagaaataaagaaaaagagaatcccaaagaagaaaaatttcaaaatataatcaacataacagatctaaaagtaaaaccaccactaaaattatgaatattgaagaaaagttagaagaagttacaatgctttttaaacaattaaaaatggctcaagaaaataatattatggaacaaggatttcaaatagaagaagaattagtaaattctgaaaatatagaaaatgaagaacacatcctagattattcaagtgacgaagaaccagcaattccaatacaagtaaaaaatgaagctggaacatctaaagaTAACCAATCTCAatataaatgggaaacaggttttgataattatgcttttaaaaaagggtttataaataaagattcaaaatatacaaaaataccatcaaagtacgttcctaaaatccaagaaatagaaggagaaagaatgcttgatttagactgtaaaaagaatgaaaaagaaattttcgaaaattggttgaattcctttttattagaagcttttactaatccaaagcttagtgaattgtctggaagagatatttggaattacataggatttcatactaaaggaactataagagattatatgacatcaatagaaaaccaaataatagaagatttagcaacaaaaataacagcttatgataagatattatatataatgatgattctatataaagaattttttggaaaaaatattatagatcataaacaagaagtctatagtaaagaatatcaagaagcaaaaaaccatttagctaatatccagatatatgatctatgtaatgtggaatcttatatatgtgaatatagaatacattattacaaattaaaagaagaagataaaaatcattatcttagtatgtatataacaaaacttccatatcctgctaatgaatttataatgggaagatttataagagaaataaatagagggacaattgaaaataattttggtggagcaaccgctgcaataagagaggaaataaaagagcgttgtatgcaagaagcaactcaaaaaagatttgcaaatataattagaatctgctgtcaggataatgaagagataccccaaaaatatgggcttaataaaaattttcagagaaagagaaaatatcaatttagaaaaagaaaatactatccaaactggagaaaaaataggtattttagaacaagaaacaacaataaaaacaaaaggcaaaaaagtgactattgcccaaataaaaaagaaaactgtaagtgctggtattgccaagaagaaggacattatgcaaatgaatgtccgaaaaagaaggataaaaaagatcttactaaacaaatagaaattgctaagtcttgttttatgaaacctttagaggaatctgatgataacctaGACTacatttttgaatatgtctcagaaacagactcagagactgagtaatagtgccacatttattactataaaaataacagaaaaatttataaatgcttttatagattctggagcaacacaatgctttgctagttcaaacataaaacttaattggaaaaaattaaagaaaccattaagagttagaatagctgacaaatcaatacataaaattgaccaaaaaacagagatgactgaaatttttattcaaaatt
This region of Arachis hypogaea cultivar Tifrunner chromosome 8, arahy.Tifrunner.gnm2.J5K5, whole genome shotgun sequence genomic DNA includes:
- the LOC112707955 gene encoding uncharacterized protein isoform X1 — translated: MSQENSDVLRMIEAELFVDDDNVGGNPPPQPQPDWDMEKMLELIAGDVGGHQPLQPQPQSNLHSDKWNMTEQLDNQPPRSWNDNKENTKKRRRRRRRSEEQSDSAMMNPWDIRDPYDMIDFDADDEAPQFQFECPPLPEPVWNGDENNVGEPCAMDVSGNQPPQPVIDECFPEAMKRTEHYWGSPLSLQSRPQPCAMDVSGNEPPQPVIDECFPEVMKRTEHYWGSPLSGSQPLQSQSQSQSRAIDVCGNQPLQSQSQTDIVRTLTDEFFADTCGYPPPQPQPQTQWDTSRNMLELIPDVGGHQPLQPQASVWTWEENKAFESIITSCFQDDIQNRWEAVAARLPGRTPTQLQERFQKLMNDINTMTIMMEHNPLSIPINATTPPPPSHPYSTHHHHREELVPAAEEEVVPTEQEEAAPTKTGYHWTEDEHRYAVTRRINTAQIPRFVVFGNIKNDHTTCQFLSTIPPTS
- the LOC112707955 gene encoding uncharacterized protein isoform X2, coding for MSQENSDVLRMIEAELFVDDDNVGGNPPPQPQPDWDMEKMLELIAGDVGGHQPLQPQPQSNLHSDKWNMTEQLDNQPPRSWNDNKENTKKRRRRRRRSEEQSDSAMMNPWDIRDPYDMIDFDADDEAPQFQFECPPLPEPVWNGDENNVGEPCAMDVSGNQPPQPVIDECFPEAMKRTEHYWGSPLSLQSRPQPCAMDVSGNEPPQPVIDECFPEVMKRTEHYWGSPLSGSQPLQSQSQSQSRAIDVCGNQPLQSQSQTDIVRTLTDEFFADTCGYPPPQPQPQTQWDTSRNMLELIPDVGGHQPLQPQASVWTWEENKAFESIITSCFQDDIQNRWEAVAARLPGRTPTQLQERFQKLMNDINTMTIMMEHNPLSIPINATTPPPPSHPYSTHHHHREELVPAAEEEVVPTEQEEAAPTKTGYHWTEDEHRYLLLYYFFLPLIYLFIYYLVEYWYLQKKNEATSIKI